In Pseudomonas lalkuanensis, the following are encoded in one genomic region:
- a CDS encoding phospholipase D family protein, translated as MEILDYEDSLETYLGELSGKKITIVSAFASGTEPLIDQLIENGNRLDILVGSINSLTSPDFIEHCLNEANPDLALSVDFRYQASVNWKLYLIEPDVVIVGSANLTQVGVSLVRDTCTVINDAALYDAYLARVQALKSADGVLACNHSQTFEDALDAYKQNHRRMQAGLARSAEYLDSEGWLGDDINQSIPLFIWYSDHSQQSEDEARDYLKSSSDGVAWDDVREFFTYECAEGALPYEEGDVVLTARCNGSHIGFYTFDRILYRDGTYYIYAYRKKRYTQPFKLDGDKELLKEAIPEWYEDGRTEINRADILRVIG; from the coding sequence ATGGAAATTCTGGATTACGAAGACAGCCTTGAAACCTATCTGGGCGAACTGAGCGGAAAGAAGATCACGATAGTTTCCGCCTTCGCCAGCGGCACCGAGCCCCTGATCGACCAGTTGATCGAGAACGGCAACCGACTGGACATCCTGGTCGGTTCCATCAACTCGCTCACGTCCCCTGACTTCATCGAGCACTGCCTCAATGAAGCGAACCCGGACCTGGCCCTGTCGGTGGACTTCCGCTACCAGGCGAGCGTGAACTGGAAGCTCTACCTGATCGAGCCGGACGTGGTCATCGTCGGCAGCGCCAACCTCACCCAGGTAGGCGTCAGCCTGGTGCGCGACACCTGCACCGTGATCAACGATGCCGCCCTGTACGACGCCTACCTGGCACGCGTCCAGGCCCTCAAATCCGCCGATGGCGTATTGGCCTGCAACCACTCGCAAACCTTCGAGGATGCGCTGGACGCCTACAAGCAGAACCATCGCCGCATGCAGGCGGGCCTGGCGCGCAGCGCCGAATACCTGGACAGCGAAGGCTGGCTGGGCGACGACATCAACCAGAGCATTCCGCTGTTCATCTGGTACAGCGATCACTCGCAACAGTCCGAGGACGAGGCGCGCGATTACCTCAAGTCCAGCAGCGACGGCGTGGCCTGGGATGATGTCCGCGAGTTCTTCACCTACGAATGCGCCGAGGGCGCCCTGCCCTACGAAGAAGGCGACGTGGTGCTGACCGCGCGCTGCAACGGCTCGCACATCGGCTTCTACACCTTCGACCGCATCCTGTACCGCGACGGCACCTACTACATCTACGCCTACCGCAAGAAGCGCTACACCCAGCCGTTCAAGCTGGATGGCGACAAGGAACTGCTCAAGGAAGCGATTCCGGAGTGGTACGAGGACGGCCGCACCGAAATCAACCGCGCCGACATCCTGCGCGTCATCGGCTGA
- a CDS encoding GNAT family N-acetyltransferase, with amino-acid sequence MTLSIRPARPEDAQQILDFIIELAVYERAGHEVIASAEDIRRTLFAENAPSRALICLKDGQPIGYAVYFYSYSTWLGRNGIYLEDLYITPEQRGIGAGRQLLREIAREARANDCGRLEWSVLDWNQPAIDFYRSIGALPQDEWIRYRLDGDALREFAESNG; translated from the coding sequence GTGACCCTCTCGATCCGCCCCGCCCGGCCAGAAGACGCCCAACAGATCCTCGACTTCATCATCGAACTGGCGGTGTACGAGCGGGCCGGCCACGAGGTCATCGCCAGCGCCGAAGACATCCGCCGTACCCTGTTCGCCGAGAACGCGCCATCCCGCGCGCTGATCTGCCTGAAGGACGGGCAGCCGATCGGTTACGCCGTGTACTTCTACAGCTACTCCACCTGGCTGGGCCGCAACGGCATCTACCTGGAAGACCTCTACATCACGCCGGAGCAACGCGGCATCGGCGCCGGCCGCCAGCTGTTGAGGGAAATCGCCCGTGAAGCCCGCGCCAACGACTGCGGCCGCCTGGAGTGGAGCGTGCTGGACTGGAACCAGCCCGCCATCGACTTCTACCGCTCCATCGGCGCCCTGCCCCAGGACGAATGGATTCGCTACCGCCTGGATGGCGATGCCCTGCGGGAGTTCGCCGAAAGCAACGGCTGA
- a CDS encoding LysR family transcriptional regulator, whose product MHSALRRLDLNLLLAFDALYRHRSVTSAAAELAISASAFSHALGRLREALNDELFIRQGNRMHPTHRAELLMEPVASALKTLAEGLGQWEPFVPAFSQRTFTFAATDYTAFALLPALMQRLQMEAPGIRVRLVQSERKVSIEDLASGRIDFALGYSEGRDQLPGGVEVLDWLTDRYLVIARRGHPRVRGTLDLVGYLAERHVVVTPWNESSGAIDHVLEGMGLQREVAVQLPTVMAAPFIVGSTDLLMTVPGHAARTLQQVAGVELYPAPFEIPPYALRLYSHAKYARSDAHAWMLEQLRSLRVR is encoded by the coding sequence ATGCATTCCGCTCTCCGTCGTCTCGATCTCAACCTGCTGCTCGCCTTCGACGCCCTCTACCGTCACCGCAGCGTCACCTCGGCGGCCGCCGAACTGGCCATCAGCGCCTCGGCCTTCAGCCATGCGCTGGGGCGGCTGCGGGAGGCGCTGAACGACGAGCTGTTCATTCGCCAGGGCAACCGCATGCACCCGACCCACCGTGCCGAGTTGCTGATGGAACCGGTGGCCAGCGCGCTCAAGACCCTCGCCGAAGGGCTGGGCCAATGGGAGCCTTTCGTTCCTGCCTTCAGCCAGCGCACCTTCACCTTCGCGGCTACCGACTACACCGCCTTCGCCTTGCTGCCGGCCCTGATGCAGCGCCTGCAGATGGAGGCGCCGGGCATTCGCGTGCGTCTGGTGCAGTCCGAACGCAAGGTCTCCATCGAGGACCTGGCTAGCGGGCGCATCGACTTCGCCCTTGGCTACAGCGAGGGGCGCGACCAGTTGCCCGGTGGCGTGGAAGTGCTCGACTGGCTGACCGACCGCTACCTGGTCATCGCCCGCCGCGGTCATCCGCGCGTACGCGGCACCCTGGACCTCGTCGGCTACCTGGCCGAGCGGCACGTGGTAGTGACACCCTGGAACGAATCCAGCGGCGCCATCGACCACGTGCTGGAGGGCATGGGCCTGCAGCGTGAGGTGGCGGTGCAGCTGCCGACCGTGATGGCCGCGCCCTTCATCGTCGGCAGCACCGACCTGCTGATGACGGTGCCCGGCCACGCTGCCCGCACCCTGCAGCAGGTGGCCGGGGTCGAGCTGTATCCTGCTCCCTTCGAGATTCCGCCCTACGCGCTACGGCTCTACAGCCACGCCAAGTACGCCCGCAGCGACGCCCATGCCTGGATGCTGGAACAGCTGCGTTCGCTGCGGGTCCGCTAA
- a CDS encoding YeeE/YedE thiosulfate transporter family protein produces the protein MILLASVFLALLMGFAVQRGGTCLVAALEEVVHRRRWARFRALLETSLWVLGGFVLLRALDRLPMVPMGFPLHWHAALGGALLGVGAFLNGGCAFGVVARIGSGQWAWLATPPGFLAGFGLAGNGLGMTSAMPVAIPEWMQQVPIGLVPLIIAALVARLGWLAWNRYNGSTDVSLWSPHHATIVLGVSFLLLFVCVGAWSYTDILAELATGRFMELGLRGLLLPAMFTGALLGGWSAGLWEHRWPSPRALVKCFCGGVLMGVGATLVPGGNDSLILFGMPLLWPNAWLAFACMCVVVVVTLWLSELGKGQRARS, from the coding sequence GTGATCCTGCTGGCGAGCGTGTTTCTGGCCCTGCTGATGGGCTTTGCCGTGCAGCGCGGTGGCACCTGTCTGGTGGCCGCGCTGGAAGAGGTGGTGCACAGGCGCCGCTGGGCGCGCTTTCGTGCGTTGCTGGAAACGTCCCTCTGGGTGCTGGGCGGCTTCGTCCTGCTGCGCGCCCTCGATCGTCTGCCCATGGTGCCCATGGGGTTTCCGCTGCACTGGCATGCCGCGCTGGGCGGCGCCTTGCTGGGTGTCGGTGCCTTCCTCAATGGCGGCTGTGCGTTCGGCGTGGTGGCGCGGATCGGCTCCGGGCAATGGGCCTGGCTGGCGACGCCCCCGGGGTTTCTCGCCGGCTTCGGGCTGGCCGGGAACGGCCTGGGCATGACGTCGGCGATGCCGGTGGCGATTCCCGAATGGATGCAGCAGGTGCCCATCGGCCTGGTGCCCCTGATCATCGCGGCACTGGTGGCACGGTTGGGCTGGCTGGCGTGGAACCGCTACAACGGCTCGACCGATGTTTCCCTCTGGTCGCCGCATCATGCCACCATCGTTCTGGGCGTCAGCTTCCTGTTGCTGTTCGTCTGTGTCGGCGCCTGGTCCTACACCGACATCCTCGCCGAGCTGGCCACCGGACGCTTCATGGAGCTGGGCTTGCGCGGCCTCCTGCTGCCGGCAATGTTCACCGGTGCGCTGCTGGGGGGCTGGAGCGCCGGGCTCTGGGAGCACCGCTGGCCCAGCCCGCGCGCCCTGGTGAAGTGTTTCTGCGGCGGGGTGCTGATGGGCGTGGGGGCAACCCTGGTTCCGGGCGGCAATGACAGCCTGATCCTGTTCGGCATGCCGCTGCTCTGGCCCAACGCCTGGCTGGCTTTTGCCTGCATGTGCGTGGTGGTGGTGGTGACGCTCTGGCTGTCGGAGCTGGGAAAGGGGCAGCGCGCCAGGTCGTAG
- a CDS encoding gamma-glutamyl-gamma-aminobutyrate hydrolase family protein, protein MSNSNIGNKKQTTRKPVVLMSMGAQERKGHDYQVMTHKYIVPLVEISECVPVLVPTCCGTEDLEQYLDMADGVYLTGAGSNIDPTLYGQENLTPEKGQDKDRDLFDLPLIRAAIQRGLPIFGICRGMQEINVALGGDMYQKVYSEAGFNDHRENPEDPVDVQYAPAHSVRVDQNSWLHKVLGTDTIQVNSLHGQGLKTLGKGIEAIARAEDGLVEAIHAPTLSPFLFAVQWHPEWQAAKNPDSVKIFEAFGEACRKQVERKAKGKAFDHAA, encoded by the coding sequence ATGTCCAACAGCAACATTGGCAATAAGAAACAGACCACTCGTAAACCGGTCGTCCTGATGTCCATGGGCGCCCAGGAACGCAAGGGCCACGACTACCAGGTGATGACCCACAAGTACATCGTGCCGCTGGTAGAGATCTCCGAATGTGTACCGGTCCTCGTGCCCACCTGCTGCGGCACCGAAGACCTCGAGCAGTACCTCGATATGGCTGACGGCGTTTACCTCACCGGTGCCGGCAGCAACATCGACCCGACCCTCTACGGCCAGGAAAACCTGACTCCGGAGAAAGGTCAGGACAAGGATCGCGACCTCTTCGACCTGCCCCTGATTCGTGCTGCCATCCAGCGCGGCCTGCCGATCTTCGGCATCTGCCGTGGCATGCAGGAAATCAACGTCGCCCTGGGCGGCGACATGTACCAGAAGGTCTATTCCGAGGCCGGCTTCAACGACCATCGCGAAAACCCGGAAGACCCGGTGGACGTCCAGTACGCCCCGGCACACAGCGTACGTGTGGATCAGAACAGCTGGCTGCACAAGGTTCTGGGCACCGACACCATCCAGGTGAACTCGCTGCACGGCCAGGGCCTGAAAACCCTCGGCAAGGGCATCGAAGCCATCGCACGGGCCGAAGACGGTCTGGTGGAAGCCATCCACGCGCCGACCCTCTCGCCCTTCCTCTTCGCGGTGCAGTGGCACCCGGAATGGCAGGCGGCGAAGAACCCCGATTCGGTGAAGATCTTCGAAGCCTTCGGTGAGGCCTGCCGCAAGCAGGTAGAGCGCAAGGCCAAAGGCAAGGCGTTCGACCACGCAGCCTGA
- a CDS encoding LysR family transcriptional regulator, whose translation MRFSLDQLQVLVTVAQAGSFSAAARRLGRTQSTISAAIANLEADLGVELFDRSTRIPALTAAGQKLLLEAEAVLERCLALEGHADSLTEETEPSLTLAIEVPYNTVMPVLCEFEQAFPYVDLVVRHPVYGDVAGMVQKGEVEMGIAFSQPEYPRELEFQQLGKLIMVHVTHPAHPLAQLSQVSFADLHAHRRLAFSAHASKLPSSEYLRAPQLWQAESYMALLEMVRAGLGWATLPRQLIHRELASGDLVELQLAAYPHTDWLVGVDLLWPRRQGRGKAKRWLKERLMRNKVFELDSQGKATTL comes from the coding sequence ATGCGGTTTTCACTGGATCAGTTGCAGGTGCTGGTCACTGTTGCCCAGGCAGGCTCCTTCTCGGCCGCTGCGCGCCGGCTGGGGCGTACCCAATCCACCATCAGCGCCGCCATCGCCAATCTGGAAGCGGACCTGGGGGTAGAGCTGTTCGACCGTTCCACACGTATTCCCGCGCTGACCGCGGCCGGACAGAAGCTGCTGCTGGAAGCCGAAGCGGTGCTGGAACGCTGCCTGGCCCTGGAAGGCCACGCCGACAGCCTGACGGAGGAAACCGAGCCGAGCCTGACCCTGGCCATCGAGGTGCCTTACAACACCGTGATGCCGGTGCTCTGCGAATTCGAACAGGCCTTTCCTTATGTGGACCTGGTCGTCCGCCACCCGGTGTACGGCGACGTCGCCGGCATGGTGCAGAAGGGCGAAGTGGAAATGGGCATCGCCTTTTCCCAGCCGGAATACCCGCGGGAACTGGAGTTCCAGCAACTGGGCAAGCTGATCATGGTGCACGTCACCCACCCCGCCCACCCGCTGGCGCAGCTGTCCCAGGTCAGCTTCGCCGACCTGCACGCCCATCGCCGCCTGGCCTTCAGCGCCCATGCCAGCAAGCTGCCCAGCAGTGAATACCTGCGCGCGCCCCAGCTCTGGCAGGCGGAAAGCTATATGGCGTTGCTGGAAATGGTGCGCGCGGGGCTCGGCTGGGCCACCCTGCCACGCCAACTGATCCATCGTGAGCTGGCCAGCGGTGACCTGGTGGAGCTGCAGCTGGCTGCCTATCCGCACACGGATTGGCTGGTGGGCGTGGATCTGCTCTGGCCACGTCGCCAGGGTCGCGGCAAGGCCAAGCGCTGGCTGAAGGAGCGGTTGATGCGCAACAAGGTGTTCGAGCTGGACAGCCAGGGCAAGGCGACGACGCTTTAG
- a CDS encoding nucleobase:cation symporter-2 family protein: MSHPHPVDQLLPVRQLVTYGLQHVLVLYAGAVAVPLILGSALGLSTAEVVLLINANLLTSGIATLIQTLGFWRFGARLPLVQACSFIALAPMIMIGKAYGLTEVFGAVIAAGVITIALAPVFSRLLRFFPPVVIGSLITIIGISLMPAAAIWLGGGNPGAEDFGKPANLLLGLATVAITLVIHARFSGFVGNLSVLIGLFAGSLIAAAFGMTDFSRVGQAAWFELSAPMAFGAPQFSLTPILIMTLAMLVIMAETTGNCLAIGKLTGRTITQRTLGDAFRADGLSTMIGGLFNSFPYNAFTQNTGLIALSNIKSRFVVAAAGGLMILMGLFPKLGALIAAVPTPVLGGCAIVMFGMTTVAGIQELSRVRFEGTRNALVVAVSVSVGVLPMSFPALFEHFHGALRLVLESGIFLGALSAIVLNLLLNREEAASQGDAAELAD, encoded by the coding sequence ATGAGCCATCCCCATCCGGTGGACCAGCTGCTTCCCGTTCGCCAACTCGTCACCTACGGCCTGCAACATGTGCTGGTGCTCTATGCCGGCGCCGTGGCCGTGCCGCTGATCCTCGGCAGCGCCCTTGGCCTTTCCACCGCTGAAGTGGTGTTGCTGATCAACGCCAACCTGCTCACCTCGGGCATCGCCACCCTGATCCAGACCCTCGGCTTCTGGCGCTTCGGCGCCCGCCTGCCGCTGGTGCAGGCCTGCTCCTTCATCGCCTTGGCGCCGATGATCATGATCGGCAAGGCCTACGGGCTGACCGAGGTATTCGGCGCGGTGATCGCCGCCGGGGTCATCACCATTGCGCTGGCGCCGGTGTTCAGCCGCCTGCTGCGTTTCTTCCCGCCTGTAGTGATTGGCAGCCTGATCACCATCATCGGCATCTCGCTCATGCCGGCGGCGGCCATCTGGCTCGGTGGCGGCAACCCCGGCGCGGAAGATTTCGGCAAACCTGCCAACCTGCTGCTGGGCCTGGCCACGGTGGCCATCACCCTGGTGATCCATGCGCGCTTTTCCGGCTTTGTCGGCAACCTCAGCGTATTGATCGGGCTGTTCGCCGGTAGCCTGATTGCTGCCGCCTTCGGCATGACCGACTTCAGCCGGGTAGGGCAGGCGGCCTGGTTCGAACTCTCCGCACCCATGGCCTTCGGCGCACCGCAGTTCTCCCTGACCCCCATCCTGATCATGACTCTGGCGATGCTGGTGATCATGGCCGAGACCACCGGCAACTGCCTGGCCATCGGCAAACTCACCGGCCGCACCATCACGCAGCGCACCCTGGGCGATGCGTTCCGCGCCGATGGCCTGTCCACCATGATCGGCGGCTTGTTCAACAGCTTCCCCTACAACGCCTTCACCCAGAACACCGGCCTCATCGCCCTTTCCAACATCAAGAGCCGCTTCGTGGTGGCTGCCGCCGGCGGCCTGATGATCCTCATGGGGCTGTTCCCCAAGCTGGGCGCGCTGATCGCCGCCGTGCCCACCCCGGTGCTGGGCGGCTGCGCCATCGTGATGTTCGGCATGACCACGGTGGCCGGCATCCAGGAGTTGTCGCGAGTGCGCTTCGAGGGCACTCGCAATGCCCTGGTGGTGGCTGTGTCGGTGAGCGTCGGCGTGCTGCCGATGTCCTTCCCGGCCCTGTTCGAGCACTTCCACGGCGCCCTGCGTCTGGTGCTGGAGAGCGGCATCTTCCTCGGTGCGCTGAGCGCCATCGTCCTCAACCTCCTGCTTAACCGGGAGGAAGCCGCCAGCCAGGGTGATGCTGCCGAGCTGGCCGACTGA